One Coffea arabica cultivar ET-39 chromosome 5c, Coffea Arabica ET-39 HiFi, whole genome shotgun sequence DNA window includes the following coding sequences:
- the LOC140007415 gene encoding uncharacterized protein, protein MDELTSQTIATMTEKIQKLPETSKNDNFVKDILYENILGPEKPGRLRTYGVGATSKDVYRISDNMNAGQKKAFEDAVNEKVEIIRGELREEMNSKLADFKKELIAQFEARMGASTCDLASLQRREMNAAKQSQISDSLEVGDRMNREIGTNDAEMYKEVGTNDVEINNCAMNKKVSSIADILENHHTKKKMSRTTCKRLA, encoded by the exons atggatgagttGACTTCACAAACAATT GCAACTATGACTGAGAAAATACAAAAACTGCCAGAGACATCCAAGAATgataattttgtgaaagatATACTCTATGAAAATATTCTTGGACCTGAAAAACCAGGTCGTCTTCGAACTTATGGGGTAGGTGCGACTTCAAAAGACGTGTATAGGATATCAGATAACATGAATGCTGGACAAAAGAAAGCATTTGAGGATGCAGTGAATGAGAAAGTGGAAATCATACGTGGCGAACTACGAGAAGAAATGAATTCGAAATTGGCAGATTTTAAGAAGGAGTTGATTGCTCAATTTGAAGCAAGAATG GGGGCATCAACATGTGACTTGGCATCACtccaaagaagagaaatgaaTGCAGCAAAACAATCTCAAATTTCGGACTCATTAGAG GTTGGTGATAGAATGAACAGGGAAATTGGAACAAATGATGCTGAAATGTACAAGGAAGTTGGAACAAATGATGTTGAAATAAACAACTGTGCAATGAATAAAAAAGTTTCTTCAATTGCTGATATTCTTGAG AACCACCATACAAAGAAGAAAATGAGCAGGACTACTTGCAAACGACTTGCTTGA